The Burkholderia cepacia genome includes a region encoding these proteins:
- a CDS encoding LysR family transcriptional regulator — translation MDLTLLRAFATVAREGNLTRAAAQLHLTQPAVSLQIKHLQETLGVTLFTRTSRGLALTRDGQTLLPHAERALAAAADVQRAAAALRHEVRGRLRIGTILDPGFLRLGGFLRALVETHPQIETALRHGMSGWVIEQVRTQALDVGYYIGRPGEDDPLDGALFHTVTLTHFEYRVLAPAGWKERVQRAHDWRSLATLPWIWTPPASAHHRLLSRRFADAGAQPLKVAEVDQEQSMLDLVKSGIGLTLARDSTALAEAHAHALTIVERVTVPTELTFVTLAERRDEPAIAAALRLIEAQWAT, via the coding sequence ATGGATCTCACCCTGCTCCGCGCGTTCGCGACGGTCGCACGCGAAGGCAACCTGACGCGCGCCGCCGCGCAGCTGCACCTGACGCAGCCGGCCGTCAGCCTGCAGATCAAGCATCTGCAGGAAACGCTCGGCGTCACGCTGTTCACGCGCACGTCGCGCGGGCTCGCGCTCACGCGCGACGGCCAGACCCTGCTGCCGCATGCGGAACGCGCGCTCGCCGCGGCCGCCGACGTGCAGCGCGCCGCTGCGGCGCTGCGGCACGAGGTGCGCGGCCGGCTGCGGATCGGCACGATCCTCGATCCGGGCTTCCTGCGGCTCGGCGGCTTCCTGCGCGCGCTCGTCGAAACCCATCCGCAGATCGAGACGGCGCTGCGGCACGGGATGTCGGGCTGGGTCATCGAACAGGTGCGCACGCAGGCGCTCGACGTCGGCTACTACATCGGCCGGCCGGGCGAGGACGATCCGCTCGACGGCGCACTGTTCCACACCGTCACGCTCACGCATTTCGAGTACCGCGTGCTCGCGCCGGCCGGCTGGAAGGAGCGCGTGCAGCGCGCGCACGACTGGCGCTCGCTTGCCACGCTGCCGTGGATCTGGACGCCGCCGGCATCCGCGCACCACCGGCTGCTGTCGCGGCGCTTCGCCGACGCCGGCGCGCAGCCGCTCAAGGTTGCCGAGGTCGACCAGGAGCAGTCGATGCTCGATCTCGTCAAATCGGGCATCGGCTTGACGCTCGCGCGCGACTCGACCGCGCTGGCCGAAGCGCACGCGCATGCGCTGACGATCGTCGAACGCGTGACGGTGCCGACCGAACTGACGTTCGTGACGCTCGCCGAGCGGCGCGACGAACCGGCGATCGCGGCCGCGCTGCGGCTGATCGAAGCGCAGTGGGCGACATGA
- a CDS encoding GMC family oxidoreductase: protein MSTPRTLEGEFDYVIVGAGTAGCVLANRLTEDPDIRVLLLEAGGKDDYHWIHIPVGYLYCIGNPRTDWLYKTQPEAALNGRALSYPRGRVLGGCSSINGMIYMRGQREDYDSWAQETGDAGWSWDSVLPIFKRSEDHHAGASDAHGAGGYWRVEKQRLRWEILESFAQAAQQTGIPATDDFNRGDNSGVGYFEVNQKRGVRWNTSKAFLRPAMARPNLTVITGAHAQRVMFDGRRAVGVAYRGGGTDYVARARSEVLLTSGAVNSPQLLELSGIGDGRRLQVLGIDVVQDLPGVGENLQDHLQLRMAFRVEGVRTLNTLSAHWWGKLMIGAEYALLQRGPMSMAPSQLGAFAKSDPDDPALTRPDLEYHVQPLSLERFGEPLHGFNAFTASVCHLRPTSRGSVHIASADPGVAPAIAPNYLSTDHDRHVAANALRLTRRIASAPALARYRPEEILPGTQYRTEEELIEAAGAVGTTIFHPVGTCRMGRPDDERAVVDSRLRVRGIAGLRIVDASVMPFITSGNTNSPTLMIAERASDMIRADRRASRDAALVGRDAAVSAA from the coding sequence GTGAGTACTCCACGCACGCTCGAGGGCGAATTCGACTACGTGATCGTCGGCGCGGGCACCGCGGGCTGCGTGCTCGCGAACCGCCTGACCGAGGATCCCGACATCCGCGTGCTGCTGCTCGAAGCAGGCGGCAAGGACGACTATCACTGGATCCACATCCCGGTCGGCTACCTGTATTGCATCGGCAACCCGCGCACCGACTGGCTGTACAAGACGCAACCCGAAGCGGCGCTCAACGGCCGGGCGCTGTCGTATCCGCGCGGCCGCGTGCTCGGCGGCTGCTCGTCGATCAACGGGATGATCTACATGCGCGGCCAGCGCGAGGATTACGACAGCTGGGCGCAGGAAACCGGCGACGCCGGCTGGTCGTGGGACAGCGTACTGCCGATCTTCAAGCGCAGCGAGGATCACCATGCGGGCGCGAGCGACGCGCACGGCGCGGGCGGGTACTGGCGCGTCGAGAAGCAGCGGCTGCGCTGGGAGATCCTCGAATCGTTCGCGCAGGCCGCGCAGCAGACGGGCATCCCGGCAACCGACGACTTCAACCGCGGCGACAATTCCGGGGTCGGTTATTTCGAGGTGAACCAGAAGCGCGGCGTGCGCTGGAATACGTCGAAGGCGTTCCTGCGGCCCGCGATGGCGCGCCCGAACCTGACCGTGATCACCGGCGCGCACGCGCAGCGCGTGATGTTCGACGGGCGGCGCGCGGTCGGCGTCGCGTATCGCGGCGGCGGCACCGATTACGTTGCACGGGCGCGCTCGGAGGTGCTGCTGACGTCCGGTGCCGTGAATTCGCCGCAGTTGCTCGAACTGTCGGGCATCGGCGACGGCAGGCGGCTGCAGGTGCTCGGCATCGACGTCGTGCAGGATCTGCCCGGCGTCGGCGAAAACCTGCAGGATCACCTGCAATTGCGGATGGCGTTTCGCGTCGAAGGCGTGCGCACGCTCAACACGCTGTCCGCGCACTGGTGGGGCAAGCTGATGATCGGCGCCGAATATGCGTTGCTGCAGCGCGGGCCGATGTCGATGGCGCCGTCGCAGCTCGGCGCATTCGCGAAATCCGATCCCGACGATCCGGCACTCACGCGCCCCGATCTCGAATACCACGTGCAGCCGCTGTCGCTCGAACGCTTCGGCGAGCCGCTGCACGGCTTCAATGCATTTACGGCGTCCGTGTGCCATCTGCGGCCGACGTCGCGCGGCAGCGTGCACATCGCGAGCGCCGATCCGGGTGTCGCACCCGCGATCGCGCCGAACTATCTGTCGACCGACCACGATCGCCACGTCGCCGCGAACGCGTTGCGCCTCACGCGCCGGATCGCATCCGCGCCGGCGCTCGCGCGTTATCGTCCCGAGGAGATCCTGCCCGGCACGCAGTACCGGACCGAAGAGGAACTGATCGAAGCGGCGGGCGCCGTCGGCACGACGATCTTCCACCCGGTCGGCACCTGCCGGATGGGGCGGCCCGACGACGAGCGTGCGGTCGTCGACAGCCGGCTGCGCGTACGCGGCATCGCCGGGCTGCGGATCGTCGATGCGTCGGTGATGCCCTTCATTACATCGGGCAATACCAATTCGCCGACGCTGATGATCGCCGAGCGCGCGAGCGACATGATCCGCGCGGACCGGCGCGCATCGCGCGACGCGGCGCTGGTGGGGCGCGATGCGGCCGTATCTGCCGCGTGA
- a CDS encoding ABC transporter ATP-binding protein, with translation MILGDTILETRGLTKEFRGFTAVNGVNLRVRRGAIHALIGPNGAGKTTCFNLLTKFLTPTAGQIVFNGIDITDERPAQVARRGIIRSFQISAVFPHLTALQNVRIGLQRALGTEFHFWRSERTLKRLDDRAMDLLTQVGLTDFAQVPTVELAYGRKRALEIATTLAMEPELMLLDEPTQGMGHEDVDRVTALIKKVASGRTILMVEHNMNVIAGISDTITVLQRGEVLAEGSYAEVSKNPLVIEAYMGSADAALAGAHA, from the coding sequence ATGATTCTCGGCGACACGATTCTGGAAACACGCGGACTGACCAAGGAATTCAGGGGTTTCACGGCCGTCAACGGCGTGAACCTGCGTGTGCGTCGCGGTGCGATCCATGCGTTGATCGGACCGAACGGCGCGGGCAAGACGACCTGCTTCAACCTCCTCACCAAATTCCTGACCCCGACGGCCGGCCAGATCGTCTTCAACGGGATCGACATCACCGACGAGCGGCCCGCGCAGGTCGCGCGGCGCGGCATCATCCGTTCGTTCCAGATCTCAGCCGTCTTTCCGCACCTGACCGCACTGCAGAATGTGCGTATCGGCCTGCAGCGCGCGCTCGGCACCGAATTCCATTTCTGGCGCAGCGAACGCACGCTCAAGCGGCTCGACGACCGGGCGATGGATCTGCTCACGCAGGTCGGCCTCACCGATTTCGCGCAGGTGCCGACCGTCGAACTCGCCTACGGCCGCAAGCGCGCGCTGGAGATCGCGACCACGCTCGCGATGGAGCCCGAACTGATGCTGCTCGACGAGCCCACGCAAGGGATGGGCCACGAAGACGTCGATCGCGTGACCGCGCTGATCAAGAAGGTCGCGAGCGGCCGCACGATCCTGATGGTCGAGCACAACATGAACGTGATCGCGGGCATCTCCGACACGATCACCGTCCTGCAACGCGGCGAGGTGCTGGCCGAAGGCTCGTATGCGGAAGTGTCGAAGAATCCGCTCGTCATCGAAGCCTACATGGGCAGCGCCGACGCGGCGCTCGCGGGGGCGCACGCATGA
- a CDS encoding ABC transporter ATP-binding protein, whose translation MKHSEREERELSGVESGTPALEITGLEAWYGESHILHGVDLTVHRGEVVTLLGRNGAGRTTTLRAIMGLTGRRSGSIRVAGNETIGLATHRIAHFGVGYCPEERGIFSSLSCEENLMLPPPIGPRDHAMSIDEIYTMFPNLASRRQSQGTRLSGGEQQMLAVARILRTGANLLLLDEISEGLAPVIVQSLARMIVALKARGYTIVMVEQNFRFAAPLADRFYVMEHGSIVEHFQAAELESKMPTLHDLLGV comes from the coding sequence ATGAAGCACAGCGAACGGGAGGAACGCGAATTGAGCGGCGTCGAAAGCGGTACGCCCGCGCTGGAGATCACGGGCCTGGAGGCCTGGTACGGGGAATCCCACATATTGCACGGTGTCGACCTGACGGTGCACCGCGGCGAGGTCGTCACGCTGCTCGGCCGCAACGGCGCGGGCCGCACGACGACGCTGCGCGCGATCATGGGCCTCACGGGCCGCCGCAGCGGGTCGATCAGGGTCGCGGGCAACGAGACGATCGGCCTCGCGACACATCGCATCGCGCATTTCGGCGTCGGTTACTGCCCGGAGGAGCGCGGGATCTTCTCGAGCCTGTCGTGCGAGGAGAACCTGATGCTGCCGCCGCCGATCGGCCCGCGCGATCACGCGATGTCGATCGACGAGATCTACACGATGTTCCCGAACCTCGCGTCGCGCCGGCAGAGCCAGGGCACGCGGCTGTCGGGCGGCGAGCAGCAGATGCTCGCGGTCGCGCGGATCCTGCGCACCGGCGCGAACCTGCTGCTGCTCGATGAAATTTCCGAAGGCCTCGCGCCGGTGATCGTGCAGTCGCTGGCGCGGATGATCGTCGCGCTGAAGGCGCGCGGCTACACGATCGTGATGGTCGAACAGAATTTCCGCTTTGCGGCGCCGCTCGCCGACCGGTTCTACGTGATGGAGCACGGCAGCATCGTCGAACATTTCCAGGCGGCCGAACTGGAAAGCAAGATGCCGACCCTGCACGACCTGCTCGGGGTGTGA
- a CDS encoding ABC transporter substrate-binding protein translates to MKMKTLAQACLALATAAFTAGAAHAADTVKIGFITDMSGLYADIDGQGGLEAIRMAVADFGGKVLGKPIEVVYADHQNKADIAASKAREWMDRGGLDLLVGGTNSATALSMNQVAAEKKKVYINIGAGADTLTNEQCTPYTVHYAYDTMALAKGTGSAVVKQGGKSWFFLTADYAFGKALEKNTSDVVKANGGQVLGAVRHPLSASDFSSFLLQAQASKAQILGLANAGGDTINSIKAAKEFGITKTMKLAALLMFIDDVHSLGLETTQGLVLTDSWYWNRDAASRQWAQRYFGKMKKMPSSLQAADYSSVTTYLKAVQAAGTTDSDKVMAELKKIKVNDFYAKGYIRADGSMIHDMYLMEVKKPAESKEPWDYYKVLATIPGEQAFGTKQESRCALWK, encoded by the coding sequence ATGAAAATGAAGACCCTCGCACAGGCCTGTCTCGCGCTCGCGACCGCCGCGTTCACCGCCGGCGCCGCACACGCGGCGGATACCGTGAAGATCGGCTTCATCACCGACATGTCGGGGCTTTACGCGGATATCGACGGGCAGGGCGGCCTCGAGGCGATCCGCATGGCGGTCGCCGATTTCGGCGGCAAGGTGCTCGGCAAGCCGATCGAGGTCGTCTATGCCGATCACCAGAACAAGGCCGACATCGCCGCGTCGAAGGCGCGCGAATGGATGGACCGCGGCGGGCTCGACCTGCTGGTCGGCGGCACGAACTCCGCCACCGCGCTGTCGATGAACCAGGTCGCGGCCGAGAAGAAGAAGGTCTACATCAACATCGGCGCGGGCGCCGACACGCTGACGAACGAGCAGTGCACGCCGTACACGGTCCACTACGCATACGACACGATGGCGCTCGCGAAGGGCACCGGTTCGGCGGTGGTGAAGCAGGGCGGCAAGAGCTGGTTCTTCCTGACCGCCGACTACGCGTTCGGCAAGGCGCTCGAGAAGAACACGTCGGATGTCGTGAAGGCGAACGGAGGCCAGGTGCTCGGCGCGGTGCGTCACCCGCTGTCGGCATCGGATTTCTCGTCGTTCCTGCTGCAGGCGCAGGCGTCGAAGGCGCAGATCCTCGGCCTCGCGAACGCGGGCGGCGACACGATCAACTCGATCAAGGCCGCGAAGGAGTTCGGCATCACGAAGACGATGAAACTCGCCGCGCTGCTGATGTTCATCGACGACGTGCACAGCCTCGGCCTCGAGACGACGCAGGGCCTCGTGCTGACCGACAGCTGGTACTGGAACCGCGATGCGGCGTCGCGCCAGTGGGCGCAACGCTACTTCGGCAAGATGAAGAAGATGCCGTCGAGCCTGCAGGCGGCCGACTACTCGTCGGTGACGACCTACCTGAAGGCGGTCCAGGCTGCCGGCACGACCGATTCCGACAAGGTGATGGCCGAGCTGAAGAAGATCAAGGTCAACGACTTCTACGCGAAGGGCTACATCCGCGCGGACGGCAGCATGATCCACGACATGTACCTGATGGAAGTGAAGAAGCCTGCCGAATCGAAGGAGCCGTGGGACTACTACAAGGTGCTCGCGACGATTCCGGGCGAACAGGCGTTCGGGACCAAGCAGGAATCGCGCTGCGCGTTGTGGAAGTAA
- a CDS encoding branched-chain amino acid ABC transporter permease has protein sequence MEIFGIPLPAMLSQLLLGLVNGSFYAILSLGLAVIFGLLNVINFAHGALFMLGAMLAWMGLSYLGLPYWAMLVIAPLVVGAFGILIERSMLRWLYKLDHLYGLLLTFGLTLVVEGVFRSIYGSSGQPYDVPSQLSGATNLGFMFLPNYRAWVVVASLAVCLATWFVIEKTRLGAYLRAGTENPKLVEAFGVNVPMMITLTYGFGVALAAFAGVLAAPVIQVSPLMGQPMIITVFAVVVIGGMGSILGSIVTGLMLGVIEGFTRVFYPEASATVVFVIMAIVLLFRPAGLFGKEK, from the coding sequence ATGGAAATCTTTGGCATTCCGTTGCCGGCGATGCTGAGCCAGTTGCTGCTCGGGCTCGTCAACGGCTCGTTCTACGCGATCCTGAGCCTCGGGCTGGCGGTGATCTTCGGGCTGCTCAACGTGATCAACTTCGCGCACGGCGCGCTGTTCATGCTGGGCGCGATGCTCGCGTGGATGGGCCTGTCGTACCTCGGGCTGCCGTACTGGGCGATGCTCGTGATCGCGCCGCTGGTCGTCGGTGCGTTCGGGATCCTGATCGAACGCTCGATGCTGCGCTGGCTGTACAAGCTCGATCACCTGTACGGGCTGCTGCTCACGTTCGGGCTCACGCTGGTCGTCGAAGGCGTGTTCCGGTCGATCTACGGCTCGTCCGGCCAGCCGTACGACGTGCCGTCGCAGCTGTCCGGCGCCACCAACCTCGGCTTCATGTTCCTGCCGAACTACCGTGCGTGGGTGGTCGTCGCGTCGCTCGCGGTGTGTCTCGCCACCTGGTTCGTGATCGAGAAGACGCGCCTCGGCGCCTACCTGCGCGCAGGCACCGAGAACCCGAAGCTCGTCGAGGCATTCGGCGTGAACGTGCCGATGATGATCACGCTCACCTACGGCTTCGGCGTCGCGCTCGCGGCGTTCGCGGGCGTGCTGGCCGCGCCGGTGATCCAGGTGTCGCCGTTGATGGGCCAGCCGATGATCATCACCGTGTTTGCGGTGGTCGTGATCGGCGGGATGGGGTCGATCCTCGGCTCGATCGTCACGGGCCTGATGCTCGGCGTGATCGAGGGTTTCACGCGCGTGTTCTACCCCGAAGCATCGGCCACCGTCGTGTTCGTGATCATGGCGATCGTGCTGCTGTTCCGCCCGGCGGGCCTCTTCGGCAAGGAAAAATGA
- a CDS encoding branched-chain amino acid ABC transporter permease, with translation MQRKVLYGVLLAALLAAPFIGAYPVFVMKVLTFALFAAAFNLLIGYTGLLSFGHAMFLATAGYATGYSMQTLGFTPELGVLVGTVAATLLGLVVGLFAIRRQGIYFAMITLAFAQMVYFIYLQAPFTHGEDGLQGVPRGRLFGLLDLSNDVALYYVVLAVVVAACAFIVRVVHSPFGQVLVAIKENEARAISLGYDTDRFKLLAFILSAGIAGLAGSLKVLVLGFETLSDAYWTMSGLVVLMTLVGGMGTLFGPLLGAALIVALEDRLGDIGEWLASATGVAWFHSLGESATIVTGLIFIVCVLAFRRGIVGEMVARYKPLKAS, from the coding sequence ATGCAGAGAAAAGTGCTCTACGGCGTGCTGCTCGCCGCACTGCTCGCGGCGCCGTTCATCGGCGCGTACCCGGTGTTCGTGATGAAGGTGCTCACGTTCGCGCTGTTCGCGGCCGCATTCAACCTGCTGATCGGCTATACGGGGCTGCTGTCTTTCGGCCATGCGATGTTCCTCGCGACCGCCGGCTATGCGACCGGTTATTCGATGCAGACGCTCGGCTTCACGCCGGAACTCGGGGTGCTCGTCGGCACCGTTGCCGCGACGTTGCTCGGGCTCGTCGTCGGGCTGTTCGCGATCCGCCGGCAGGGCATCTACTTCGCGATGATCACGCTCGCGTTCGCGCAGATGGTCTATTTCATCTATCTTCAGGCGCCGTTCACGCACGGCGAGGACGGGTTGCAGGGCGTGCCGCGTGGGCGCCTGTTCGGGCTGCTCGACCTGTCGAACGACGTCGCGCTGTACTACGTCGTGCTGGCGGTGGTCGTCGCCGCGTGCGCGTTCATCGTGCGGGTCGTGCATTCGCCGTTCGGCCAGGTACTCGTCGCGATCAAGGAGAACGAGGCGCGCGCGATCTCGCTCGGCTACGACACCGACCGTTTCAAGCTGCTCGCGTTCATCCTGTCGGCGGGCATCGCGGGGCTGGCCGGCTCGCTGAAGGTGCTCGTGCTCGGCTTCGAGACGCTGTCGGACGCGTACTGGACGATGTCGGGCCTCGTCGTGCTGATGACGCTCGTCGGCGGGATGGGCACGCTGTTCGGGCCGCTGCTCGGCGCGGCGCTGATCGTCGCGCTGGAAGACCGGCTCGGCGACATCGGCGAATGGCTCGCATCGGCGACGGGCGTCGCGTGGTTCCATTCGCTCGGCGAATCGGCGACGATCGTCACGGGGCTGATCTTCATCGTGTGCGTGCTCGCCTTCCGGCGCGGCATCGTCGGCGAGATGGTCGCGCGGTATAAACCGCTTAAAGCCTCGTGA
- a CDS encoding ABC transporter substrate-binding protein produces MKMNRWMEVLLAAGLVCAAATASAQVKIGVTLSATGPAASLGIPEKNTIALLPKEIAGKSVQYIVLDDASDTSRAVQNVRKLIDEDHVDAIIGSSVTPNSLAMLDPVSQGKTPTISLAASAQIISPMDAKRAWMFKVPQNDQLMADAIAGYMAKHGVKTVGFIGFADAYGDSWYNTFNAAAAKNGLKVVSNERFNRTDASVMGQVLKLMGSNPDAMLIAGSGTPAALPAKTLKERGYKGKVYQTHGVANNDFLRVCGKDCEGEILPAGPVLVTDQLPDSNPVKKPALGYKAAYEKAYGAGSLATFGGHAWDAGLLLQRAIPEALKKGQPGTEAFREALRASLENVKDLPVSHGVINMTPTDHNGFDTRARVMVQIVDGKWKLQAD; encoded by the coding sequence ATGAAGATGAATCGATGGATGGAAGTTCTGCTTGCCGCGGGCCTCGTGTGCGCGGCCGCCACGGCGTCGGCGCAGGTGAAGATCGGCGTGACGCTGTCGGCCACCGGGCCGGCCGCGTCGCTCGGGATTCCGGAAAAGAACACGATCGCGCTGCTGCCGAAGGAAATCGCGGGCAAGAGCGTGCAGTACATCGTGCTCGACGACGCTTCCGACACGAGCCGCGCGGTGCAGAACGTGCGCAAGCTGATCGACGAGGATCATGTCGACGCGATCATCGGTTCGTCGGTCACGCCGAACTCGCTGGCGATGCTCGATCCCGTGTCGCAGGGCAAGACGCCGACGATCTCGCTCGCGGCGAGCGCGCAGATCATCTCGCCGATGGATGCGAAGCGCGCGTGGATGTTCAAGGTGCCGCAGAACGACCAGCTGATGGCCGACGCGATCGCCGGCTACATGGCGAAGCACGGCGTGAAGACGGTCGGTTTCATCGGCTTCGCCGATGCGTACGGCGACAGCTGGTACAACACGTTCAACGCGGCGGCCGCGAAGAACGGCCTGAAGGTCGTGTCGAACGAGCGCTTCAACCGGACGGATGCGTCGGTGATGGGGCAGGTGCTGAAGCTGATGGGCTCGAATCCCGATGCGATGCTGATCGCCGGCTCGGGCACGCCGGCGGCGCTGCCGGCGAAGACGCTGAAGGAGCGCGGCTACAAGGGCAAGGTGTACCAGACGCACGGCGTCGCGAACAACGACTTCCTGCGTGTGTGCGGCAAGGACTGCGAAGGCGAGATCCTGCCGGCCGGCCCGGTGCTCGTGACCGACCAGCTGCCCGATTCGAATCCGGTGAAGAAGCCGGCGCTCGGCTACAAGGCCGCGTACGAGAAGGCCTACGGCGCGGGTTCGCTGGCGACGTTCGGCGGCCATGCGTGGGATGCGGGGCTGCTGCTGCAGCGTGCGATCCCGGAAGCGCTGAAGAAGGGCCAGCCGGGCACCGAGGCGTTCCGCGAAGCGCTGCGCGCGTCGCTCGAAAACGTGAAGGACCTGCCCGTGTCGCACGGCGTGATCAACATGACGCCGACCGATCACAACGGCTTCGATACGCGTGCGCGCGTGATGGTGCAGATCGTCGACGGCAAGTGGAAGCTGCAGGCCGACTGA
- a CDS encoding branched-chain amino acid ABC transporter permease, with amino-acid sequence MDLSIAAILAQDGITTGAIYALLSLALVLVFSVTRVIFIPQGEFVAYGALTLAALQAQKFPATCWLLFVMGIACFLLEVGGLIRHRERRHQLGRTLATLGSRYVLLPLAVFAITRSFAAQPLPMLAQIALTLAIVVPMGPFVYRLVYQPIAEGTTLLLLIVSVAVHFAMVGLGLVMFGAEGSRTNGFSDASLAIGSMTVSVQSILVVVTALVLIGALYVYFGRTIAGKALRATSVNRLGARLVGIGTTEAGRLAFTFAAGLGVLSGILVGPLTTIYYDSGFLIGLKGFVGAIIGGLVSYPLAAAGSLLVGVLESYSSFWASAYKEVIVFTLIIPVLLWRSFATPHAEEEEE; translated from the coding sequence ATGGATCTCTCGATTGCAGCGATCCTCGCGCAAGACGGCATCACGACCGGCGCCATATATGCATTGCTGTCGCTGGCGCTCGTGCTGGTGTTTTCCGTCACGCGGGTGATCTTCATTCCCCAGGGCGAATTCGTCGCCTACGGTGCGCTGACGCTTGCCGCGTTGCAGGCGCAGAAATTTCCCGCCACCTGCTGGCTGTTGTTCGTGATGGGCATCGCGTGCTTCCTGCTCGAAGTCGGCGGCCTGATCCGGCATCGCGAACGTCGCCATCAGCTCGGCCGCACGCTCGCGACACTCGGCAGCCGCTACGTCCTGCTGCCGCTCGCGGTGTTCGCGATCACGCGCAGCTTTGCCGCGCAGCCGCTGCCGATGCTCGCGCAGATCGCGCTGACGCTCGCGATCGTCGTGCCGATGGGGCCGTTCGTCTACCGGCTCGTGTACCAGCCGATTGCAGAAGGCACGACGCTGCTGCTGCTGATCGTGTCGGTCGCCGTCCACTTTGCGATGGTCGGCCTCGGGCTCGTGATGTTCGGCGCGGAAGGCTCGCGTACCAACGGGTTCTCGGATGCGTCGCTCGCGATCGGCAGCATGACCGTGTCGGTGCAGAGCATCCTGGTCGTCGTGACGGCACTCGTGCTGATCGGCGCGCTCTATGTGTACTTCGGCCGCACGATCGCGGGCAAGGCGCTGCGCGCGACGTCGGTGAACCGGCTCGGCGCGCGGCTCGTCGGCATCGGCACGACCGAGGCGGGGCGGCTCGCGTTCACGTTCGCGGCGGGGCTCGGCGTGCTGTCCGGGATACTCGTCGGCCCGCTGACGACGATCTACTACGACTCGGGCTTCCTGATCGGCCTGAAGGGTTTCGTCGGCGCGATCATCGGCGGGCTCGTCAGCTATCCGCTCGCGGCTGCCGGCTCGCTGCTCGTCGGCGTGCTCGAATCGTATTCGTCGTTCTGGGCGAGCGCATACAAGGAGGTGATCGTGTTCACGCTGATCATTCCGGTGCTGCTGTGGCGGAGCTTCGCGACGCCGCACGCGGAAGAGGAAGAGGAGTGA